One Trichormus variabilis 0441 genomic window, AAATTCATTCCAGGAAAAATAAAAACGTGATGTATACATACTAATTATCATTGTTTTTAGTTACAAGGCGACAATTATTCTATCTCAATTCTTGATGCAATTAGCTAAGTGATGCCAATTAAGTTTGGCAGTGCTGATTTGCCCGAAGAATAGACAGGATTACAGATATTTTATTGAGTGTCAATGAAATTTCTCACCCACAAGGGGAAGAGTAATCTGGTAATGGTGAATAGATAATTGGACAGAAGTGTTGAATATTAAGAAAAAGATGAGAAAAATAGCCCAAGATATGTTAATTTTGGGCTAGGTATTACAATATTTTGATTTCACAGTGATTATAAATTCATTTCCCAAAATTGTCAAAGATATCCTGAAAGGATTGCCAAAAAATGATTATCCAGTATTGAACAGTCGTCTGTTTTTTGAGTTCTGGCTATCTTACGTCTTGGATAATAGCTTAACAAGTATGCGAGGTTTATTTGCCAGGCTAAATAATACAGGATTTGAGTTAGATATTTCTACTTTTTCTAAAGCAAATTTGCATCGAAGCCAAAAACCCTTTCAAGAAATTTACCAAAAACTAAATAAATTAGTCCAAAATAAAGCTGAGAATAAACTCCATAATAAATATGCAATATGCCCGATTGATTCCACAGTTATTACATTAACTAGTAAGTTATTATGGGTGCTGGGTCATCATCAGGTAAAACTTTTTAGTTCTCTAAATTTAGCTACTGGAAGCCCAGAGGATAACTTGATCAACTTTGGACATGACCATGATTATAAGTTTGGTTCAAAAATGATAGCTAATTTACCAACAAATGCTGTTGGGGTAATGGATAGGGGCTTTGCCGGATTAAAGTTTATTCAAGAACTAGTACAAGAAAACAAATATTTTGTTCTGCGGATAAAAAACAACTGGAAACTAGAATTTGAAGAGTCAAGCGGATTAATTAAAGTTGGTGCATCTGATGATGCCCAAGCCTATAGAGTAATTAATTTTTGTGATTTAGAAACAAAAACTGAATTTCGGTTAGTAACTAATTTACCAGCAGATGGAGAGGCTACTGTTAGTGATGATGATATTAGGGATATTTATCTATTACGTTGGGGAGTTGAATTGTTGTGGAAATTTTTAAAGATGCACTTAAAACTTGACAAATTAATTACTAAAAATGTTAATGGTATCACCATACAAATCTACGTTAGCTTGATAGCATATCTGATTTTACAGCTTGTATCTATTCCCGAACAATGGGGACATACACTATTAGATAAATTCCGCTATTTACAATCCTGTATGTGTCAGAAAATCAGTTATGTTCATTGGTTTGAAGAGATGATGTTATGTTGAATATTTTGGGCTTAATAGAGTTAATGTAACTAACTATGTAAAGTTTTGTATCAGCTTTCAACATTTTTGATAATTGGACTATTACCCATTACCTATTAACTATTACCTGCATCGGCGCTTTGAGCAACCTCGACCACCCACGTTCGCGTAACGTCCCGCTTTCTAGGGAATAAAGTTTCTCGCCGCTTTTATAAAGCAGAGTTTACTTATAGGAAGTGAGAAAGCGCAGCTAGAGCTACAGGATTTTACAGCACCTACCAATGCTACGATTTGGATATACTTGTACTAATATATTCAAATTTTTGATGGCTGACGATTTCGCCGCTTCCGTAATTCTAGATACAGCACTTTCTGTATCTGGATTAACTGATTATCTCCGCTTGCTGCTAGAAGATGATGAGCAACTACGGCAAGTGTGGGTAGTTGGGGAAGTTTCTAGTGCTAATCATCACCGCAGTGGGTTATTTTTTACACTTCAAGATCCCGATGGTACAGCAGCAATTAAGTGCGTGGTTTGGAATAGCCAAGTACCAAAGCTCGCTCAATTACCCATAGCGGGTGAACAATTAATTGTTTTAGGCAGTATTCGTTTATATCCACAAAGGGGAGAGTATCAATTATCAGTCTGGCAAGCCATACCTGCTGGAGTTGGTTTACAAGCACTACGTTATCAGCAACTCAAAAATCGCTTGTTGGCTGAGGGGTTATTCGACCCCCAAAGAAAGCGATCGCTTCCTATTCATCCCCAAACCATCGCCGTTGTCACTTCACCGACGGCGGCGGCTTGGGGTGATATTCAAAAAACCCTTAAACATAGATATCCCGGATTACACGTTTTATTTTCTCCTGCCACAGTCCAAGGTGAACAAGCTCCAGAATCTATTGTGAAGGCGATCGCACGAGTAGAAAAAGACGGTCGTGCTGAGGTGCTAATCTTATCGCGCGGGGGTGGTGCCGTAGAAGAATTAGCTTGCTTTAATGATGAGCGGGTAGTCCGTGCTGTGGCTGAGTGTTCCATACCCGTAGTGACTGGGATTGGTCATCAACGAGACGAATCTTTAGTAGATTTAGCGGCTGATGTTTGTGTGCATACACCGACGGCAGCAGCAGAGAAGGTTGTACCATCACTGGCAGAGTTATACAATCAACATTGTCAGCGTGTTATCGCTTTACATCAAGTTTTGCTCCATACTCAAACCTCTGCGGAAAACCAACTACAAACATTACGGAACCGTTTGCAGAATCTCAGATTAGATAGACACTTGCAACAAGAAGCGCAAAAATTAAATTGGCAACGTCAGCGATTGTGGCAATTAACAATGGGGCGATCGCAGCAAGCCAAACAACACCTAGAACTTTTGCGACAAAAGTTAAGCAGCCTCGACCCCAAAGCCGTATTACAGCGTGGTTATGCAGTAGTGAAACAAGAAAACGGTGCGATCGCTCGTTCTGCTGATGAATTAGCTGTAGGAAATGAGTTATTCATTCAACTGGCGCAAGGTGAAGTTAAGGCCAAAGTGATAGAAGTAAAACAACGGCAATAAAGGCAGAGAGATTAATGGTTAAACGTAAAAACTCTGACAATTCAGGTACTGTGGCACAGGGTAATTATGAAGCCAAGGTTGCAGAAATAGAAGCCATCATCTCACGGATTGAATCAGGAGAATTGGAACTAGAAACCGTTTTTGAGCAGTTTGCCAACGCCGTTCAATACCTGCGTCAATGCGACACTTTTTTACAGCAACGACAGCAACAAATAGATTTATTAATTGAAACTTTGAATGAGCAAGACGGTGATCAGATACCCAGGGTCTCCAATGATGGTATTGAGCCAAAGAAATGATGTAGAGACGTTGCATGCAACGTCTCTACAGTACACAATAAAGTGCATCTTCATCAAGAAACGGTATTACAATCAATTACTTTATACTTCAGACATACAAAAACCGCTACAACTGACATCTTTTATTCGATTGCTGGGTACTATAAGTTTACCTAACTAGCCATATCTTCATAAAGTGACCCACCAATGAACTATATTTGTGTAAATGAAATGTAAACCAATGATGCTTTTATCCTTATTTACTTAGAAAATTAAGATTTTGAAAAAATTCAGTATTTACCGAAAAATCTCAAAACTTAAAGAATGATATAAAGTAAAAAATCCAATCATTGGGAGTTAGCAAAACAGGGTTTTGCCAAATATATATAAATTTAATTATGCCTCTAGATAAAATCTGTGGGCATAATTGTCGATTGCAAAAAAAGAGAAGTTTGTAGCCAATAACTTGACAGGAAAGCAGCCATGACTATAAAACGCCAGCTAGTCAAGACAATCAAAAAAACAGCGAAATTATTTAGAAAAAATTATTTATCGACTTTCAAAAGGCAAATTAATAGACTGCTACGAACTTTTTTTGTGAATCGCAAAAGACGAGGCGCAGTCAATGCTGGCTTTGTGTTGCCAACTGTGGCAATGGTAGCACTCGTAGTTGTTCTACTAACTACAGCAATTTTATTCAGGTCTTTTGAGCGAGCAAAAAATGCTAGTAATGTCAGAGTTAATGAAGTTGTTTTGAATGCGGCTACACCAGCTTTAGATCGTGCTAGGGCAAAAATGGATGCCTTATTTGAAGATCCAACTCTACCAAGAGGAACTCCCACGGATAATGCTTTATATGATGCTTTAAAAAGAACAAGATATACACTTGGTGATGAAACTCGCTTAAAGTTAGGCTTTGATATAGACAACAATAGTAGTATTTCTCAGCCAACTAGTAGTACAGCCTTAGAAGACGACGAAACCATGAGAACGGCTTGGAAATATGCCGTTGATACCGATAATAATGGTTTGAAAGATACTATTACTCTTTATGGTATCTTTTTCCGTTCACCTAGTAGAAACTCTACCACGGGCTTATTTAATCGTGAAAGAAATCCCCTAGAAGCCAGAACTCCGCCAATGGATAATAGTTCAACAAATCAGGCGTGTACTGGTGCAACGGGTTTTGCTAGTTTAGTTGGTAATTCTAGTTGGTTTAGATTAAACAGTGGTAATTTGGGTAAAAGCTTCTTTGTTTATGTTGTTAATGTGCCAATTACTGACATTGGCAGTCTTAGTACATCAGAATATGAAACTTACAAGGGAAATAAGGGTGTTGTTGCGCTAGAACTTCAACAAGACCGTAACCGTGTTCCTCTACCAAATAACGCAGTTTGGTTTGAAAATGACCTGGAAGTAATAGTTGGTAGTACAACACTCTTATTAAATGGTAGAGTTCACACCAATGGTAATTTGTTGGTAGGTGTACAAAATAACGGTGGTAACATAACTCTCCGCCAAGTTAGTAGTAAAACATCATGTTTTTATAACCAAGAAAATGGACAGATTAGTGTAGGTGGTAATGTTGGGAATGGTAGCCTTTCTCAGGTGAATACTGGTACGAGTGTTACTGTTGACCTATATAGAGGTTATGGAGAAGATGTAACAACGAAACCCATTAACGATACCAATAAATCTACGAATCAATCAGGTGGGGCTAATATCGGGTTTAACGATACAGCTTATAATCAACGTATTGCAGCAATGAAAGATACTGCAATCAGCTTATGTACAACCTGTTATGCAACAACAACAACAACAGGCAGTGCGCTTAAAACAGCAGTAGATGCAAGTGGCTACCCTAGTGAAGTAAAAAATAATGTTAGGTCTAAGGTAGACGATAGTGATGATGGAGACACGGCGAAGAAAACCCTCTCTCAAGAAATAGAAATTTATTTGCGAAACAGAACGCGACGGGTGCCATTTGCCGAAGTAGCAGATGGGGGAAATGCAACAACTGGATACACTGCAATTACCGCTAGTTTGGACCCACAAGCAAGTTGGAGACAACCATTAAATAGTAGTAACCAGTTTATTGGTACACCTACTGGAGTTACTGTTACTGTAACTACATCTCAGTTAGAAGCCACACATCCTAATTTACAAAGAAGAGAGGGTGTTCAAACAGAATTAGGCGATCGCGTTGTTGCTGGTAACAACCTACCTGCTTTGTGGTTACAAGGTAGTCAATATGTTGGCTCAGACGCGCAACAAATGATTACTAACAGTAGTGGTACTGCTATCAACTGGACTAGAAGTGGTTCAGAAGCACCGCAAAGATGGCGTAATACTCAGATACAAGCTTTGTCAGATTTAGGTATATCAGACCGTAATGGTTTCTGGGAAGAAAATGCGGCAAAAAACCCCATAAATGACCTAGATAGCGTAGGTGGAGTTCGGATTATTACAGGCGCGGGAATTTATGTTGATGCTCCAATTGGGACTACTGTAGACACAACTAATGGTCCATTTTATCCCCGTGGTGTTAATTCATTTTTACCAGATCCAACCCCGTCTTCAACCCTTGTTTCCGGATCTGTTGGTGCTAATGATATCTTTGTTTGGCCTGACACTATGCCGATGTCAAGTGCTAATTCATCAGAAACTCGCAAAGGTGATCTACTAATGCGAGCTACGGCTGTTTATCACTACAAAGTATATTATGGGACTGGCCAAGAACCAATAGCTTGTGTAAGTAGTTACTATGATCCAAGTAATAATACTACAAGTCTGAATAAACCTGGCTTAACTGTTCCGCCTGATCCATTAGATCCTCTTGCTCCGCCCTCAACTGTAGATTTACCTTGGGGGGCAGGAACTGGTGGCAGATCCAATAACGGCATTGTCTATACTTTCCCTGGTAGAAGCACCTTTACAACGAACAAAACTCTTCTAGAGAGACAAGCCAGGTTAAGGTTCCCCAATGGCCGTTTTGTAAATCAAGCATTAAAAGAAGCCTTAGGAAAAATAGGGACTGCTACTACAGTACCTAGTACTGGGTTACAGTTATCTGATTACTCAGCCATTGATACAGCACTTTGTGCTATTTCCATCCTCAATAATGAATCTGGTTTTGTGACCAGTAACACTAACTTACCCAAGCACGGTGCAATCAAAGAAGCTGCTTTTCTTGATGCAAGGGAAGTGAAGCAGATTAGTCCACCAAGTACACCAAGCACATACAACCTAGATTTAGAACAACGTCAACCCTTAGAAATTCGAGTTACAGACATCGACTTAGATATCGCTAATAACGGCATAACACGGAATGCAATTACAGCTAACGAGTTTTTATTGCCTTATAGCGGTATTGTTTACGCAAGTAGAGAGGATGCTTTGCGTGATGCAAGTGATTCAACAGCTAATAGTCAGTTACTCAGCCCAACTGATTTTAACCTTGACTATACTCGTCGCCCTAATGGTATCCGTTTAATTAACGGGGGAACGTTAGCCAGAACTAGTACTAATGTTTACAATGCTAAAGAAAAAGGCTTGATCCTGGCAACTGATTTACCTGTATATGTGAAGGGTGCATTCAATTTGCATCGCACAAATACTACTAGTACAACACAAATAGAAGAATTTACTGAAACAGAGCCAACCACTGGTACATACGATAGCGATGATTTCTACGACCGTAGTACTCGCAATCTAAGCTTTGCTTGCCGTAAAGATAGACCTGGTTGCACGTTAGCATCTGGTGATACTACTGGTGATTTTTGGCGATCGGCAACAATCATTGCTGACTCTATGACCTTACTATCCGATAGTTTTAAAGACGGTTTTCGTAGTGAGGGTGACTATGACCTAAACTACAATGCAGGTGTTGTACTTGAGAATAATTTCAACCCAGCTACTATCAGTACAATAGTTTCTCCTGCTACTCAGTCTGTATTATCTACATTAGATACTAGAAGACAAAATCGCCTGAAAAATGGTTTTTGGGACAATAACTTTGCTACAAGTACGAGATGGTGGACTGCAACTGGAGCTAACCCAAGCC contains:
- a CDS encoding IS4-like element ISAva3 family transposase; the protein is MIINSFPKIVKDILKGLPKNDYPVLNSRLFFEFWLSYVLDNSLTSMRGLFARLNNTGFELDISTFSKANLHRSQKPFQEIYQKLNKLVQNKAENKLHNKYAICPIDSTVITLTSKLLWVLGHHQVKLFSSLNLATGSPEDNLINFGHDHDYKFGSKMIANLPTNAVGVMDRGFAGLKFIQELVQENKYFVLRIKNNWKLEFEESSGLIKVGASDDAQAYRVINFCDLETKTEFRLVTNLPADGEATVSDDDIRDIYLLRWGVELLWKFLKMHLKLDKLITKNVNGITIQIYVSLIAYLILQLVSIPEQWGHTLLDKFRYLQSCMCQKISYVHWFEEMMLC
- the xseA gene encoding exodeoxyribonuclease VII large subunit, with the protein product MADDFAASVILDTALSVSGLTDYLRLLLEDDEQLRQVWVVGEVSSANHHRSGLFFTLQDPDGTAAIKCVVWNSQVPKLAQLPIAGEQLIVLGSIRLYPQRGEYQLSVWQAIPAGVGLQALRYQQLKNRLLAEGLFDPQRKRSLPIHPQTIAVVTSPTAAAWGDIQKTLKHRYPGLHVLFSPATVQGEQAPESIVKAIARVEKDGRAEVLILSRGGGAVEELACFNDERVVRAVAECSIPVVTGIGHQRDESLVDLAADVCVHTPTAAAEKVVPSLAELYNQHCQRVIALHQVLLHTQTSAENQLQTLRNRLQNLRLDRHLQQEAQKLNWQRQRLWQLTMGRSQQAKQHLELLRQKLSSLDPKAVLQRGYAVVKQENGAIARSADELAVGNELFIQLAQGEVKAKVIEVKQRQ
- the xseB gene encoding exodeoxyribonuclease VII small subunit, whose protein sequence is MVKRKNSDNSGTVAQGNYEAKVAEIEAIISRIESGELELETVFEQFANAVQYLRQCDTFLQQRQQQIDLLIETLNEQDGDQIPRVSNDGIEPKK
- the hpsA gene encoding hormogonium polysaccharide biosynthesis protein HpsA, whose protein sequence is MTIKRQLVKTIKKTAKLFRKNYLSTFKRQINRLLRTFFVNRKRRGAVNAGFVLPTVAMVALVVVLLTTAILFRSFERAKNASNVRVNEVVLNAATPALDRARAKMDALFEDPTLPRGTPTDNALYDALKRTRYTLGDETRLKLGFDIDNNSSISQPTSSTALEDDETMRTAWKYAVDTDNNGLKDTITLYGIFFRSPSRNSTTGLFNRERNPLEARTPPMDNSSTNQACTGATGFASLVGNSSWFRLNSGNLGKSFFVYVVNVPITDIGSLSTSEYETYKGNKGVVALELQQDRNRVPLPNNAVWFENDLEVIVGSTTLLLNGRVHTNGNLLVGVQNNGGNITLRQVSSKTSCFYNQENGQISVGGNVGNGSLSQVNTGTSVTVDLYRGYGEDVTTKPINDTNKSTNQSGGANIGFNDTAYNQRIAAMKDTAISLCTTCYATTTTTGSALKTAVDASGYPSEVKNNVRSKVDDSDDGDTAKKTLSQEIEIYLRNRTRRVPFAEVADGGNATTGYTAITASLDPQASWRQPLNSSNQFIGTPTGVTVTVTTSQLEATHPNLQRREGVQTELGDRVVAGNNLPALWLQGSQYVGSDAQQMITNSSGTAINWTRSGSEAPQRWRNTQIQALSDLGISDRNGFWEENAAKNPINDLDSVGGVRIITGAGIYVDAPIGTTVDTTNGPFYPRGVNSFLPDPTPSSTLVSGSVGANDIFVWPDTMPMSSANSSETRKGDLLMRATAVYHYKVYYGTGQEPIACVSSYYDPSNNTTSLNKPGLTVPPDPLDPLAPPSTVDLPWGAGTGGRSNNGIVYTFPGRSTFTTNKTLLERQARLRFPNGRFVNQALKEALGKIGTATTVPSTGLQLSDYSAIDTALCAISILNNESGFVTSNTNLPKHGAIKEAAFLDAREVKQISPPSTPSTYNLDLEQRQPLEIRVTDIDLDIANNGITRNAITANEFLLPYSGIVYASREDALRDASDSTANSQLLSPTDFNLDYTRRPNGIRLINGGTLARTSTNVYNAKEKGLILATDLPVYVKGAFNLHRTNTTSTTQIEEFTETEPTTGTYDSDDFYDRSTRNLSFACRKDRPGCTLASGDTTGDFWRSATIIADSMTLLSDSFKDGFRSEGDYDLNYNAGVVLENNFNPATISTIVSPATQSVLSTLDTRRQNRLKNGFWDNNFATSTRWWTATGANPSPNLNTTTGVGSYTVNGVTPIQRRVNHPMYIMEICRKDLISDCNQPNDWVVGFDINGDGVLSNTERDYTVNGSTVRLAERNIQVHQLGQAILASANAASITSTWWGTAFLSTFPTTWLEVSPNPSGCTNISTNTRCNRNIRQRLGAGDTGGLALQTSDQRYPRRVAFARYKGVTGRLENELVSTNTVAPFLYKPIGIGCPLDITGTGYTANGCSYGGTVEGTNYGQPGNQSLYFRSTNSTTNPGDLTPAQISYNNNRPLFYFPPTAADGQPLLVPVLQIHDTGNSTSVRTETTEQNSFRDNWIQQAAATTFNATFVLGNSPSRPAELSAGLQNLVRFLENWNGVSAKISGSFIQLKRSSFSSGPFSAIFRSRETTASTDTDNLSLFDYRLDTYPTPNSSGLLPVYSPPDRNWGFDVALLSEQPDLFAQRFTAPPLGRPNEFFREIGRDDPWVKILLCAGEPGTGTTYTSAVPSQYRPNDCKAIPDDA